The following coding sequences lie in one Longimicrobium sp. genomic window:
- a CDS encoding type II secretion system protein, whose product MSSDKLPRGRAGFTLVEVMVAMVLAIILGGVIFQVLRGESRFATVQSARQEAQQNARGALEVLASELRAAQASGLVGATASSVSFLVPRAWGISCGGGTSAQRFAVFPDLSDASVLMFEVNEATGVLGDTSAAGTGAWVPNPNPTATSRATVTSIATLDLSVSGNACEAVRPTGNTAGTGNNAGVVRGVTINGSNLPAVPAGNTLYLYQWVRYDLTQVDGEWWIRRSLSVGSSTTQQPLAGPLTGSDGLALTYWKADGTALAAPGTTLADLQQVARVGITVRASSRAKGRANQVDSLSASVQLRN is encoded by the coding sequence ATGTCGTCCGATAAGCTCCCGCGCGGCCGCGCCGGCTTCACGCTGGTGGAGGTGATGGTGGCCATGGTGCTGGCCATCATCCTGGGCGGCGTGATCTTCCAGGTGCTGCGCGGCGAGAGCCGCTTCGCCACGGTGCAGAGCGCCCGCCAGGAGGCGCAGCAGAACGCCCGCGGCGCGCTGGAGGTGCTGGCCAGCGAGCTGCGCGCCGCCCAGGCCTCGGGGCTGGTGGGCGCCACCGCCAGCTCCGTGTCGTTCCTGGTTCCCCGCGCGTGGGGGATCTCGTGCGGCGGCGGGACCAGCGCCCAGCGCTTCGCCGTCTTCCCCGACCTGAGCGACGCCAGCGTGCTGATGTTCGAGGTGAACGAGGCCACCGGCGTCCTCGGCGACACCTCGGCCGCGGGAACGGGCGCGTGGGTGCCGAACCCCAACCCCACCGCCACGTCGCGCGCCACCGTCACCTCCATCGCCACCCTCGACCTGAGCGTGTCGGGGAACGCCTGCGAGGCGGTCCGCCCCACCGGCAACACCGCGGGGACGGGGAACAACGCCGGCGTGGTGCGCGGGGTGACCATCAACGGCAGCAACCTTCCCGCGGTTCCCGCGGGGAACACGCTGTACCTGTACCAGTGGGTGCGCTACGACCTGACGCAGGTCGACGGCGAGTGGTGGATCCGCCGCAGCCTGAGCGTGGGCAGCAGCACCACGCAGCAGCCGCTGGCGGGGCCGCTCACCGGCTCCGACGGGCTGGCGTTGACCTACTGGAAGGCCGACGGCACCGCCCTGGCGGCGCCCGGCACCACCCTGGCCGACCTGCAGCAGGTGGCCCGCGTCGGCATCACGGTGAGGGCCTCGAGCCGCGCCAAGGGCCGCGCCAACCAGGTGGACTCTCTCTCCGCCTCCGTCCAGCTGAGGAACTGA
- the pilM gene encoding type IV pilus assembly protein PilM: protein MVSFLRRSRSTVGLDIGSGLIKVAVVDHSGPEPELVHVSHTPLLPDAIVEGEVMDPQIVVETLRLLFDTAQVKPRRLVSSVGGRDVMVKKIAMDRMKEADAREVIRWEAEQHVPYDMESVQLDFHILDPLDDGLQMNVLLVAAKRELVEGRVALLRDAGLQPTVVDVDACALQNAFEYNYPEALNGVVALVNVGHEVSTVNVLQDGTLILTRDIPFGSRRLREELRRLHGLSAEEAEAVLQGRSARTAEFRELLQQGCEELAVGVERAVAFLSMSDASGGLQRAYVTGGGARIPGLIEVLAARLRVRTEVATPLQRLRVRPGAAQGMPVDELAPMLMLSVGLALRNAA from the coding sequence ATGGTCTCGTTCCTTCGCCGCAGCCGTTCCACGGTTGGGCTCGACATCGGCAGCGGCCTGATCAAGGTGGCCGTGGTCGACCACTCGGGCCCCGAGCCCGAGCTCGTGCACGTCTCGCACACGCCGCTCCTTCCCGACGCCATCGTGGAGGGCGAGGTGATGGACCCGCAGATCGTGGTCGAGACGCTGCGCCTCCTCTTCGACACCGCGCAGGTCAAGCCGCGCCGGCTGGTTTCCAGCGTGGGCGGGCGCGACGTGATGGTGAAGAAGATCGCCATGGACCGGATGAAGGAGGCGGACGCCCGCGAGGTGATCCGCTGGGAGGCCGAGCAGCACGTGCCGTACGACATGGAGAGCGTGCAGCTGGACTTCCACATCCTCGACCCGCTCGACGACGGGCTGCAGATGAACGTCCTCCTCGTCGCCGCCAAGCGCGAGCTGGTCGAAGGCCGCGTGGCCCTCCTCCGCGACGCGGGGCTGCAGCCGACCGTGGTGGACGTGGACGCCTGCGCGCTGCAGAACGCCTTCGAGTACAACTATCCCGAGGCGCTGAACGGCGTCGTGGCGCTGGTCAACGTGGGCCACGAGGTCAGCACGGTGAACGTGCTGCAGGACGGCACGCTGATCCTGACCCGCGACATTCCCTTCGGCAGCCGGCGGCTGCGCGAGGAGCTGCGCCGCCTCCACGGGCTCTCGGCCGAGGAGGCCGAGGCGGTGCTCCAGGGGCGCAGCGCGCGGACGGCCGAGTTCCGCGAGCTGCTGCAGCAGGGGTGCGAGGAGCTGGCCGTGGGGGTGGAGCGCGCCGTGGCCTTCCTGTCGATGAGCGACGCCAGCGGCGGGCTGCAGCGCGCCTACGTGACCGGGGGCGGCGCCCGCATCCCGGGGCTGATCGAGGTGCTGGCCGCGCGGCTGCGCGTGCGCACCGAGGTGGCCACCCCGCTGCAGCGGCTCCGCGTCCGTCCCGGCGCCGCGCAGGGAATGCCCGTCGACGAGCTGGCGCCCATGCTGATGCTGTCGGTGGGATTGGCGCTGCGCAACGCGGCCTGA
- a CDS encoding GspH/FimT family pseudopilin, which produces MSIPARALRAGREGFSLAEMLIVLVILAILASMAVPRIEAWVQVSATQGVLNGLATDLNVARIRAIRTARRVSVTVATTGKSYTVVVDPGTANAATYKSVNLATDYPGLDLTPHGAVVTFDSRGMMTSGNTSTLTATRNGRSSSLTISGVGRIYRGY; this is translated from the coding sequence ATGTCGATACCTGCCCGTGCGCTCCGCGCCGGCCGGGAGGGTTTCTCCCTGGCCGAGATGCTCATCGTCCTCGTCATCCTCGCGATCCTTGCCAGCATGGCCGTCCCCCGCATCGAGGCGTGGGTGCAGGTCAGCGCCACGCAGGGCGTGCTGAACGGCCTGGCCACCGACCTGAACGTGGCCCGCATCCGCGCCATCCGCACCGCGCGGCGGGTGTCGGTCACGGTGGCCACCACCGGCAAGTCGTACACGGTGGTGGTCGACCCCGGCACGGCGAACGCCGCCACCTACAAGAGCGTGAACCTGGCGACGGACTATCCCGGGCTGGACCTGACGCCGCACGGCGCCGTCGTCACCTTCGACAGCCGCGGGATGATGACCTCGGGAAACACCTCCACGCTGACGGCCACGCGCAACGGCCGCAGCTCGTCGCTGACCATCTCCGGAGTGGGGCGGATCTACCGTGGCTACTGA
- a CDS encoding GspH/FimT family pseudopilin, producing the protein MQRIAGFSLHEVLVTLVVASIALSIAVPRLEGFIRRERVRGAMNRLAGDLEFTRIAAIRHGRGASLRFVPDARCAGRGGRGYVVEVRGTGRILRTSFAPDDYPLCYSLNGSTNAVTYSSNGLLAPFNNRTIRAVEGGIRDSLTVSAIGRIYRRW; encoded by the coding sequence GTGCAGAGGATCGCCGGGTTCAGCCTTCACGAGGTGCTGGTCACGCTCGTCGTCGCCTCCATCGCCCTGTCGATCGCCGTGCCGCGGCTGGAGGGCTTCATCCGCCGCGAGCGGGTGCGCGGCGCCATGAACCGCCTGGCCGGCGACCTGGAGTTCACGCGCATCGCCGCCATCCGCCACGGGCGCGGGGCTTCGCTCCGCTTCGTTCCGGACGCGCGCTGCGCCGGGCGCGGCGGCCGCGGCTACGTGGTGGAGGTGCGCGGGACCGGGCGCATCCTGCGCACCTCGTTCGCGCCCGACGACTATCCGCTCTGCTATTCCCTGAACGGCAGCACCAACGCCGTCACCTACAGCTCCAACGGGCTGCTGGCGCCGTTCAACAACCGCACGATCCGCGCGGTCGAGGGCGGCATCCGCGACTCGCTGACGGTGTCCGCCATCGGCCGGATCTACCGCCGGTGGTGA
- a CDS encoding prepilin-type N-terminal cleavage/methylation domain-containing protein, translating into MATERAPRADAGFTLIEVLIAMIILAVGLLALESLGIGAAASVRRADVQSRYAALATNELETALNEIQRTPAVAQNSSFTTTDGVRVFRTVTSSAVAGTTYNLYSISVRVLPPTSNRGAVLTSDSVNMTSNVVR; encoded by the coding sequence GTGGCTACTGAGCGGGCCCCGCGCGCCGACGCGGGCTTCACCCTGATCGAGGTCCTCATCGCCATGATCATCCTGGCGGTGGGCCTGCTGGCGCTGGAGTCGCTGGGGATCGGCGCCGCGGCGTCGGTGCGCCGCGCCGACGTGCAGAGCCGCTACGCCGCGCTGGCCACCAACGAGCTGGAGACGGCGCTGAACGAGATCCAGCGCACTCCCGCGGTGGCGCAGAACAGCAGCTTCACCACCACCGACGGCGTGCGCGTGTTCCGCACGGTCACCTCGTCGGCCGTGGCCGGCACCACCTACAACCTGTACTCGATCTCGGTGCGCGTGCTGCCCCCCACCAGCAACCGCGGGGCGGTGCTCACCTCCGACAGCGTGAACATGACCTCCAATGTCGTCCGATAA
- a CDS encoding PilN domain-containing protein, with protein MIEINLLPSGGPRRPAAARRERAVGLPTAGADPRVIALAGAALLVVALGGFEFWRQGAHRTELTAQIERERQDSLRLARTIALMKSLESRRDTIEQKMAVIRSVDGRRYLWPHLMDEISRAVPPYTWLTKVSAEAQAAAPAPAAPAAGAAPAAGDSSKKTAAADSGKAALPPAPPPPNFNVEGNAATTQALTRFMKNLEASPFIRDVALVTSEQTASEGRTYLKFTLEARWEQPDSTLVETVPVVPVQ; from the coding sequence TTGATCGAGATCAACCTCCTCCCCAGCGGCGGGCCGCGCCGCCCGGCCGCCGCGCGCCGCGAGCGCGCCGTGGGGCTGCCGACGGCCGGCGCCGACCCGCGCGTGATCGCGCTGGCGGGCGCCGCGCTGCTGGTGGTGGCGCTGGGGGGATTCGAATTCTGGCGGCAGGGCGCGCACCGCACCGAGCTGACCGCGCAGATCGAGCGCGAGCGGCAGGACAGCCTGCGGCTGGCGCGCACCATCGCGCTGATGAAGAGCCTGGAGAGCCGCCGCGACACCATCGAGCAGAAGATGGCGGTGATCCGCAGCGTCGACGGGCGCCGCTACCTGTGGCCGCACCTGATGGACGAGATCAGCCGCGCGGTGCCGCCCTACACCTGGCTGACCAAGGTGTCGGCCGAGGCGCAGGCCGCCGCTCCCGCTCCCGCGGCCCCCGCGGCCGGGGCGGCGCCCGCCGCCGGCGACTCGTCGAAGAAGACGGCCGCGGCCGACTCGGGGAAGGCGGCGCTCCCGCCGGCCCCGCCGCCGCCCAACTTCAACGTGGAGGGGAACGCCGCCACCACGCAGGCGCTCACCCGCTTCATGAAGAACCTCGAGGCCAGCCCGTTCATCCGTGACGTGGCGCTGGTCACCAGCGAGCAGACGGCCAGCGAGGGGCGCACGTACCTGAAGTTCACCCTCGAGGCGCGCTGGGAGCAGCCCGATTCCACCCTCGTCGAGACCGTTCCGGTCGTCCCGGTGCAATGA